Below is a window of Candidatus Atribacteria bacterium DNA.
ACAAAAATTTTACGGTCAAAGAATTACCCGGCCTTAATCATCTTTTTCAAACTTCTCAAACGGGATTGCCTGCTGAATATGCAAAGATTGAAGAAACGATTTCACCAGAAGTGTTACACTTGGTGGGCCAATGGATTTTAGAGAGGACTGGGGAAAAGTAAACTGGGTTTGAAAATCTTCTCAATTTCTTTTATGATATCCTGACAAATAAAGA
It encodes the following:
- a CDS encoding alpha/beta hydrolase is translated as KNFTVKELPGLNHLFQTSQTGLPAEYAKIEETISPEVLHLVGQWILERTGEK